The DNA region GTCCAAGCTTCAGAACCAACATCTTTTACGGAAGCTTCTAAACATCTTCCCTGGCGTGCAACAATGAATAAGGAATTCGATGCTCTCCTACAAAATGGTACTTGGTCCCTTGTTGCACCCTCCCCGCATGCTAACATagtgggttgtcgctgggtatATCGGATTAAAAAGAATGCCGATGGAACCATTGAGCGTTACAAGGCTCGATTGGTTGCCAAAGGCTTCCACCAACAAGAAGGAGTTGATTTTTCAGAAACATTTAGTCCTGTTGTGAAACATGCAACAATCCGGTTGGTGCTATCCCTTGCTGTCTCCTATGCCTGGCCTATTCTCCAACTTGACGTGCAAAATGCCTTTTTGCATGGCGATTTACACGAAGAGGTGTACATGTCTCAGCCTCCAGGCTACGTTCATTCTCAGTACCCGAACCATGTGTGTAAATTACACAAATCGCTATATGGCCTTCGCCAAGCTCCAAGAGCTTGGTTTTTGAAACTTTCGGATAAACTCAAGATCTTGCATTTCCGAGAAAGTCAAGCTGACAACTCTCTTTTTATTCTAAAGACAAAAACAGAGattatttacattttaatatatgttgatgatatcttaaTTACAGGCTCAAGCTCTATTGCTATCACCCGAATCATACAACGTCTAAAAGCTGATTTTGCGGTCAAAGAACTGGGTGATCTCCACTTCTTTCTCGGGGTTGAAGCTGTTCGCAGCTCAGAGGGACTTTATctcactcaaagaaaatatatagtTGATTTACTAAAAAGGAGCAACATGGACAAAGCCAAGCCGTGTACCACTCCAATGGCTTCTACATGTCATCTTACTGCAACTGATGGCCCTTCTTGTACTGATGTGAGTTTATATCGAAGTCTCGTAGGCAGCATGCAGTACTTAGCTTTCACAAGGCCTGATTTGGCATTTGCCGTTCATAAAGTCAGCAAGTTCATGCATAAACCTATGGAATCACATTGGCAAGCCGTTAAACGAATCCTTAGATATTTGAAGCATACGGTTTCTACAggtcttctcattaccaaagcAACAGATTTAAAACTACAAGCTTATTCAGACTCGGATTGGGCAGCTGATAGAGATGATAGACGATCTGTTGGTGCATATTGCATTTTCCAAGGTCCTAATCTAATTTCATGGAGCTGCAAACAACAACAAACAGTGGCCAGAAGCAGCACAGAGGCTGAATACAAGTCACTTGCAAACACTGCAGCCGAAATCATATGGATAAAGTCCATTTTATCCGAGCTTGGCGTCTCTGCTCATCACCCACCTGTACTGTGGTGTGACAATATCGGCGCCACTTATCTCTCCTCCAACCCAGTGTTTCATGCTCGGACGAAACACATCGAGATTGATTTTCACTTTGTAAGGGATCAAGTATCTCGCAAGCAATTATCTGTACAGTTTCTTTCCAGTCGTGATCAACTAGCAGATGCTTTGACCAAACCGTTGCCACCAAGCAAGTTCAAGACTATACTACTCAATCTGAATGTTCGAGAACTCCCCTTCAGATTGAGGGGGCGTGTAGAAGATCAGATTAATATCACTGAAAATCAGGAAGTAAATCTGCATTCATCACTTGCCGAAATCAGTGCTACACATAAGGGATGAGGAGCTGTGATCCTGCGGGTCTATTTTTGAATATTACAGTTGTCAAACTCAAATTAGGATGTTGCATAAAGATAGGAATCagttataattatgtatatatataaacctcTTGTAATCTGTCAAATATATGAAGAATATACAATTCTTAAAAACTCTGCTTTAGTTTCTTTACACGGAGCTGCGGCCAAGTACACTTTTTTCTGTTGGCTGAATCCGTTTAGAGACCGAGCGAGCTCATCCCACGGTTGGCCCGAACCAGCCTCGATGTCGAAATCAATGCCATCCAGAACTGCATCGCCTAAGGGTCGTGAATTGGACTGACCACCAAGGAAGTTATTCCAAAGGTAGTTGGCCACTTGCTTTGCATCGTCGGCTGAAGATAGGGAGTAGCTTCCGGAACTACCGCCAATGGAAAGGAGGACTTTGATGCCTCTAGCTTGGCAAGCTTTGATATCTGTGCTTTGACCGGCGCAACCATTGGCACTGGGATTACAGTGCCCGGCTAGGTTTAGTACAGGGGTTTGGCCATTACCGAATGTGGATAGGAAGGCTATATTCACGTATTGGTAGTTTCCCGTGGCACAAGTGTCAGCCAAAGTGCCTTCATCGGTGCGTTGGCCCCAATAAATGGCAATACCAGCGGCTTGTGAGGACTTGTACAAGGAGATGATTAAGAGGGAGAATAGTAGGCTGATTGATGCTTGTTTCTGGGCTGCCATGGTCTTGTTAGTCAGGTTCTGCTCTGGGTGAAGGAATTAGTACAAATTTATAAGTGCGGGGCTAGTTCATTTAAGTCCAAATGCTTAGGGAAGAAAAGTCGACAGTCATGTCGTGGAGGTAACAAATTCTTGATAATTATTGCTGGAAAATTTGACAAACAATATACAGGTGTACGTAAATAGTTAACCACCAGCAGTCTTGACTGATCGAAGAGCTACCTAATGATCCCTCCTCATTATCAAGTGATACATGACCTATTAATAATCTAGACCTCGTGTTTGACACCGCCGACACATCTGACCAGTTGGACACTACATCTCGATTCTTCTTATAAGACATTTTATGAAAGGTACTGTTGCGTGTCGCTCACTTAATTTGAAAAGCTAGTTTGCGGCTGAGATTTTTCCTTattcttctaaactaattatCAATCCCTTTCATAATTGGTGTAGAATAATCTCAACAATCTATTCCTTACACATTAGGTGTCGGAGCAAAGATAACATATTTCTCCAGAGACTATTGAACATAAATTGTTGATAAACCTGACTCTAATTATACCAGTGTTAAGTAATTATGAGTCTCTCTCAATCCTAAAAGTTAACTAACTTAAAGGGTGAGGCAATCTCTTACACTTACACTGAGCCCTTTCAACAATTGATGTAGAATAATTCAACAAAAGGATCATGAATTTCGAATCTCTTAAAGAAAGATGCTAATTAgtacattaatttattatttatgttgtCTTGTTTTTGAATCACCACATCATATGGACGGGAATTTTTCTCCCTCCAAGTTCTACTTTATTTCCATGCTTTAATTTCAATCCAACAcatgatatatgtatatatatccatTGACAACTAGGGAAAAAGGTACCAATCGATTACAAGAACAAAGGAATAATGCTACAAATTAAGACATGATTTTTATTATCACACTTCCATATCATTAGACAAAATGTAGCATTTTGATGCAAGCAGATTCGAGTCAGATGATGCTGAGTTGTTAGATGGCATGTTGATGCTACTGAAATATCTTGAGTTGGCATATCAGCTCAAAGATGGCAGGTACTCGTGATCTTTTCTTAATTGTGACAATTTTGGATACGTTTCTGTATTTTGTCCATAACTTTAACTACAAGTATCAGAATCGCATATATAACCCCAATTCGAAAAGTTCTTTTCGGCTTGCACGTCGTGGCCACCCAGCAATGCTCGGTCCGCATTTTTTTGAAgtcaaaatctactattttccCTTCTGAATccccatttttaattttttttccttttatggtaatattttatttctcttttaaggaGTGATTTTGAACCCGATTTGAGCTCAATTTTTGAcagattatttcttttattacgTATTTAACTTTGGCATGATTAttgaaattttactatttttgataaaattctgaTAATGACGATTTTCAGCTATATAGCCTGGCTTGTGGgctaattttgaaaatttttttatttgataattttaaattgaacatCAGAGATCatgtttctttgtatttttaGATAATTCTCTTGTGTTCTACCCTATAAATTATCTGTTGAGACTAACTTGTAGAATAATCACTATATAGTCCAGCATCacatttttattactattagatCATGTATTATTTTGTTTCTAAGATATATTTACAAGTTGACGAGTAATATCACCTCATCATGGTAAAATGAGAATGTActttatagaatttttcataaaaaataaaatttgcatcCGCCATCGGCAACAATAATGTTATCTAGACATATAATAATCATAATCcaatttaatttatacaaataGAATGGATGGGACTCCTCACAATGTGCATGCAGAACCACGAATTAAGATATTATGTTCCGGATCCATATATATCTATAGAAAACGCTAGTTGTACCAATAAAAGTGactgattaattttttttatttttatttttttattctacttaATGGTAGGAATTGAATATTagtaaattgattttttgttattttttaaaaatatttaaagatatataaaaatttaaaaatgattaaagaaaaagaagaaaaaaaatacatttgcaTTTATCGAAATATTCTATTAAAGTCTAGaagaagttctaattaattaaaagtatcGGTAtccttattatataattatatattcatgCATGGAAAGTAATATTTAAGATAGAAATTTCACAAGCATACCTAGTaccactcatatatatatatatatatatatatatatatatctcttatatattaaaagtgaGAATCGGCGTGCTACAGTGTTAGGAACAGTATTTAGCTACAgtattaaaaatagtaatttttcaCTCGTTTTATGCTACCGTATCATTATATAGTTACTTATTTaatcctttattttttctttgtattgGTTTTTATGAGGATGTTTTACTCTTTAGCAAGATTGTGTCAGAGATTTTTTTACAGAAGAATTTTAGACCACAGAAATTTTTCATTCGGCTTCGTATTACTCCCGAGctcgagctctctctctctctctctcaacccagACCCATTCTCTATTCTACCACTGTACCTCACGACCCTCgatttttcttgatcttgctGAAACCCAAATCACCAAAACCGTGAGACCCAGCCCCAACACCTGCGATTTCTTTCATTCTCAGCTTCATATGTGGGGGAAGGGTCGAGGTCGGGATGACGTGGAGCTTGGACTCAACGAAGACAGAGCCGAAGGTGATGGAGCGGTAGAGCGGGACGAAGGCCGTACCATTGGGTGAGGTTAGCATCGTgatgaagaaaaggaagagagaaacaATGGAGCCTATCGCCAAGGGGAAAATCCATTTCCTCTCTATGGTATGTGGATGCCCTATGTTCATGTAATAGCTCTTCAACctcttcatttttttgaaaattaaattaaatttctatttttctaaaCGCTTCTCTCTCAAATTTTAGAGATAGGGAGAGAGGTGGTTATAGGGCTACCTTTGGGAGAGAAAGTTAAGGAAAAT from Carya illinoinensis cultivar Pawnee chromosome 6, C.illinoinensisPawnee_v1, whole genome shotgun sequence includes:
- the LOC122313827 gene encoding acidic endochitinase-like isoform X2, coding for MAAQKQASISLLFSLLIISLYKSSQAAGIAIYWGQRTDEGTLADTCATGNYQYVNIAFLSTFGNGQTPVLNLAGHCNPSANGCAGQSTDIKACQARGIKVLLSIGGSSGSYSLSSADDAKQVANYLWNNFLGGQSNSRPLGDAVLDGIDFDIEAGSGQPWDELARSLNGFSQQKKVYLAAAPQCPFPDAHLDTAIKTGLFDYVWVQFYNNAQCQYADNANNLLSAWNQWTTVQASQVFLGLPAAPEAAPSGGFVTADVLKSQVLPSIKSSAKYGGIMLWNKAFDSGYSSAIKDSV
- the LOC122313827 gene encoding acidic endochitinase-like isoform X1; the encoded protein is MAAQKQASISLLFSLLIISLYKSSQAAGIAIYWGQRTDEGTLADTCATGNYQYVNIAFLSTFGNGQTPVLNLAGHCNPSANGCAGQSTDIKACQARGIKVLLSIGGSSGSYSLSSADDAKQVANYLWNNFLGGQSNSRPLGDAVLDGIDFDIEAGSGQPWDELARSLNGFSQQKKVYLAAAPQCPFPDAHLDTAIKTGLFDYVWVQFYNNAQCQYADNANNLLSAWNQWTTVQASQVFLGLPAAPEAAPSGGFVTADVLKSQVLPSIKSSAKYGGIMLWNKAFDSGYSSAIKDSV